In Crocosphaera sp. UHCC 0190, the genomic stretch AAGTTGCCTCCCTGAAATTAATTAGATACTTTTGACTAAGATTGTTAAATATTGTTAAAAGGTATTTGACCACGTTTGTCTATATAATTTTAGCGTTAAGTTTCTTATGGTTTTTGTAAGATTGAGGTGAATTTAAAATAACATTAATGATATGAGTACGTTATTTTGCTCTTGCTACATTTTTACGCAACAAAGCGAAGGAGGAGATTGAAATGCTACGTAAAGTCGGTGATCGTTATGCCTGTGAGAAGTGCGGAGCGCAGCTTGTTTATGAGAAGCCTTGTCCCTGTCCAGAAGGTATGTCCCATTCAGAAATCTGCTGTGGAGAGCAGATGAAGCTCGTGCAACAACAGGCTCCCGCGAAGACGGCCAAAGAATGAGTGGAGTAGCCTCATGATTGATATTCTGTATAAGGTGAATATCCCGAAAGTTTCCTTTTTTTGTCCCCTAGGAGTTAATTATACGGAAGGTTTCATTATAATAAATAGTTAGCAGTAAAAGGAAATAGATTCGTGCAAATACGACAATATGAAAAATCTGACTTGGATGCAGTTCTTTCCTCGTGGGAAACAGCGACTCGATTAGCTCATCCATTTATGACGGATGAGTTTATTGCTCAAGAACGAATAAACGTAGCTGAAATATATATGCCTAATACAGATACGTGGGTTGTTGAACTTGATAGTCAAGTTAAAGGTTTTATTGCGTTAATGGGTAACGAAGTTGGAGCAATATTTCTACAGCCAGAATGTCACGGTCAGGGCGTAGGCAAATCGTTAATGGATAAAGCACAAGAATTGCACGGAGATCTTGAAGTAGAAGTATTCAAAGAAAACTCAATTGGCCGTAAGTTTTACTCTAGATATGGTTTTGAGCAACTAGAAGAAAAATTACATGAGGCGACAGGTCAGCAGGTATTGCGCCTAAAATTTACGGCTAACAAGGCCTTGCACTAGGACTTGTTTTTAAGTAGAAAAAATATTGAAGTGTCTTAAAAATTAAAGTTAGTAATCTGTATTTTAGTTGTTTGTAAGAAACCTAGACCGCAATACAGAAAGGTTATAACACACACACAGCTTTTCTATTATACCCCTTAAAAAACCCCGTCAAGGGACTTGTGGGGGCTAAATTTATGTGGTTGCGCCTCGTGCGCCGCATAAAGCTTATTGGTAGGACTCATAGCTTATCTCACGGCGCAGGCGCGTTTTTTAAATGCCCCAACCGCCCTATGACGGGGGGTTATCTCAAGAAGAAAGAATTTGGAAGGGGTGTGTGAGTG encodes the following:
- a CDS encoding GNAT family N-acetyltransferase; translation: MQIRQYEKSDLDAVLSSWETATRLAHPFMTDEFIAQERINVAEIYMPNTDTWVVELDSQVKGFIALMGNEVGAIFLQPECHGQGVGKSLMDKAQELHGDLEVEVFKENSIGRKFYSRYGFEQLEEKLHEATGQQVLRLKFTANKALH